From a single Arachis hypogaea cultivar Tifrunner chromosome 3, arahy.Tifrunner.gnm2.J5K5, whole genome shotgun sequence genomic region:
- the LOC112786747 gene encoding DNA-directed RNA polymerase III subunit 1 has translation MDRNRAKGITFTKEPYIEDAGPRIVKSMKFSSLSDSEIGKLAEVQVFKGSYYDHFKKPIPGGLLDPRMGPANKELICATCGGDFAHCPGHFGYLTLALPIFNIGFLGTIVEILKSICKCCARILLNEDIRKDRLKKMRRPRIDALAKAELAKKVVEACSKVSMCSRCGYKNGSVKKLVGSLKITHDRSKCNDSSIEEFQTALSHARESRLTSAVDTHILNPFQALSLFKRMLDEDCELLYLAERPEKLIITNIAVPPLAMRPSVIMDGSQSNENDVTERLKQIVQANAHVRQELEEIASLRSLDGWETLQFEAAQFINSEVRGIPYHQQREKTMAGLVQRLKGKQGRFRGNLSGKRVEFTGRTVISPDPNLKITEVAIPMLMARILSYPERVSHHNIEKLRQCIRNGPDKYPGARQYRDASGSTWTLRVPHRKRFADQLKFGDIVDRHLEDGDIILFNRQPSLHRMSIMCHRARIMPWRTLRFNESVCNPYNADFDGDEMNLHVPQTEEARTEAILLMGVQNNLCTPKNGEILVASTQDFLTSSYLITRKDTFYDRSTFSLICSYMGDGMDLVDLPTPAIIKPVELWSGKQLFSILLRPNANVRVYVNLTVKEKIYSTKLDDKKREMKTMCPSDGFVYFRNSELISGQLGKVTLGNGNKDGLFSVLLRDYKPHAAAACMNRVAKLSARWIGNHGFSIGIDDVQPKEVLIEQKDKTISDNYKKCDDFIAAFNKGKLELKAGCDAAQTLETLITGVLNGIRDTAGKVCMQTLHWRNSPLIMSQCGSKGSPINISQMVACVGQQSVGGRRAPNGFVDRSLPHFPRKAKTPAAKGFVAESFYSGLSATEFFFHTMGGREGLVDTAVKTADTGYMSRRLMKCLEDLFLQYDYTVRNAAGGIVQFCYGDDGMDPAGMEGKDGKPLNFDRLFLRSQAICPSDEDDDILSSSDVHEVVQRKLSEVGMCKLVKQEASADDSSAGFVNSLQSFVKGKIESTEPSTKEDSEKLKKFIQRISGITRRQLEVFLDICLSRYHSKKIEAGTPIGAIGAHSIGEPGTQMTLKTFHFAGVASMNVTLGVPRIKEIINGSKKISTPIITAILETDNNPNTARIVKGRIEKTNLGQVAKSIKVVITSRSASIVISLDMERIRDAHLHVDANIVKESILHTPKLKLKQDNVKILDIKKLRIVPPDGDRSKIQFQLNHLKNLLPSVVVKGIKTAERVVISKEEDKEAKTEKFKLLVEGTGLLDVMGIEGVDGLNTLSNHIDEVSESLGIEAARRTIIEEIKVVMGSHGMSIDIRHMMLLADVMTVMGRVLGITRFGIQKMGKSVLMLASFERTSDHLFNAAVHGTEDLIEGVSERVIMGIPIQIGTGMIKVKQRLSPPELLQGTPPILSYV, from the exons atggatagAAACAGAGCGAAAGGCATTACTTTCACGAAGGAACCGTACATCGAAGATGCAGGGCCACGCATTGTGAAGAGCATGAAGTTCAGTTCCTTATCTGACTCTGAGATTGGAAAACTCGCTGAAGTTCAAGTCTTCAAAGGCTCTTACTATGATCACTTCAAAAAACCCATCCCTGGTGGCTTGTTGGATCCTCGCATG GGTCCTGCTAATAAGGAGCTTATTTGCGCGACATGCGGTGGTGACTTTGCTCATTGTCCGGGCCACTTCGGATACTTAACTCTTGCCCTTCCCATCTTCAATATTGGATTCTTGGGTACCATTGTGGAAATATTGAAGTCCATTTGCAAG TGCTGTGCTCGAATTCTTCTCAATGAAGATATACGTAAAGATCGcttgaaaaaaatgagaagacCCAGAATTGATGCACTGGCAAAGGCTGAATTAGCGAAAAAGGTTGTAGAGGCATGCAGCAAAGTATCAATGTGCTCGAGATGTGGATATAAGAATG GTTCGGTAAAGAAGCTTGTGGGTTCGCTAAAAATCACTCATGATCGCTCAAAATGTAATGATAGTAGCATTGAAGAATTTCAAACAGCACTTTCACATGCAAGAGAATCTAGATTGACCAGCGCTGTGGATACTCATATTCTAAACCCATTCCAAGCTTTATCCCTGTTTAAAAGGATGCTGGATGAG GACTGTGAATTACTTTATCTTGCTGAAAGACCGGAGAAACTCATCATTACAAACATTGCAGTGCCCCCATTGGCTATGCGACCTTCAGTTATAATGGATGGATCACAGAG CAATGAAAATGATGTAACAGAGAGGCTAAAGCAAATAGTCCAAGCTAATGCTCATGTGCGCCAAGAATTAGAAGAAATTGCTTCATTAAGATCTCTG GATGGTTGGGAAACGCTTCAATTTGAGGCTGCTCAATTCATAAATAGTGAGGTTCGTGGTATACCATACCACCAGCAACGGGAAAAGACAATGGCGGGTTTAGTTCAACGCCTTAAAGGGAAGCAGGGACGTTTTCGTGGCAACTTATCTGGGAAACGTGTTGAATTTACTGGCAGGACAGTTATTTCACCGGATCCTAATTTAAAGATTACTGAG GTTGCAATACCCATGCTTATGGCTCGTATATTGAGTTATCCTGAGCGTGTTTCACATCACAACATTGAAAAGCTGAGACAGTGTATAAGAAATGGTCCTGATAAGTATCCTGGTGCAAGACAGTATAGAGATGCCTCGGGTTCCACATg GACCTTAAGAGTTCCTCACAGGAAGCGCTTTGCAGACCAGCTGAAATTTGGTGATATAGTTGATCGTCATTTGGAAGATGGCGACATCATTCTTTTTAATAGGCAGCCAAGCTTGCATCGGATGTCTATAATGTGTCATAGG GCGAGGATTATGCCTTGGAGAACTTTGAGATTCAATGAATCTGTTTGTAACCCATATAATGCTGATTTTGACGGTGATGAGATGAACTTACATGTGCCACAGACTGAGGAAGCACGGACAGAGGCTATTTTGTTGATGGGG GTGCAAAATAATCTGTGCACACCAAAAAATGGTGAAATTTTGGTTGCCTCTACTCAAGACTTCTTAACCTCTTCCTATCTCATAACTAGAAAAGATACATTTTATGATCGTTCAACCTTTTCACTTATTTGCTCATACATGGGGGATGGCATGGATCTTGTTGATCTGCCAACTCCCGCAATTATTAAG CCAGTTGAGCTTTGGAGTGGTAAACAGTTATTTAGCATTCTATTGCGCCCAAATGCAAATGTGAGGGTCTATGTGAATCTTACTGTTAAGGAGAAAATATACAGTACAAAGCTTGATGACAAGAAACGAGAAATGAAAACGATGTGCCCAAGTGATGGGTTTGTCTATTTTCGCAATAGTGAGTTGATATCAGGACAACTTGGAAAGGTGACTTTAG GGAATGGAAATAAGGATGGTCTTTTCTCTGTGCTACTAAGAGACTATAAACCACATGCTGCTGCTGCTTGCATGAATCGTGTAGCTAAATTGAG TGCTCGATGGATCGGAAATCATGGGTTCTCAATTGGCATTGATGATGTCCAACCAAAAGAGGTTTTGATAGAACAGAAAGATAAAACAATATCtgataattataaaaaatgtgATGATTTTATAGCAGCTTTCAATAAAGGAAAGCTAGAACTCAAAGCCGGTTGTGATGCTGCTCAGACATTAGAAACTCTGATAACTGGTGTCTTGAATGGTATACGAGATACAGCAGGAAAG GTTTGTATGCAAACCCTACACTGGAGAAATAGCCCACTGATCATGTCGCAGTGTGGCTCCAAAGGATCTCCAATTAATATCAGTCAGATGGTTGCTTGTGTGGGTCAACAATCAGTTGGAGGTCGTCGTGCTCCTAATGGTTTCGTGGACCGTAGTCTTCCTCATTTCCCTAGAAAAGCAAAAACCCCAGCC GCTAAAGGTTTTGTTGCCGAATCTTTTTACAGTGGATTGTCTGCTACTGAGTTTTTCTTCCACACAATGGGAGGGCGTGAAGGGCTTGTTGATACAGCG GTTAAAACTGCAGACACTGGATACATGTCTCGTAGATTAATGAAATGTCTAGAGGATTTGTTCTTACAGTATGATTACACTGTAAGAAATGCTGCTGGTGGTATTGTTCAATTTTGTTATGGAGATGATGGCATGGATCCAGCTGGCATggaaggaaaagatggaaaaCCACTAAATTTTGACCGGCTGTTTTTGAGAAGCCAG GCCATATGTCCAAGTGATGAAGACGATGATATCTTGTCTTCCTCAGATGTGCATGAAGTAGTTCAAAGGAAGCTTTCAGAAGTTGGTATGTGCAAGTTAGTCAAGCAAGAGGCTTCAGCGGATGATTCCTCTGCCGGCTTTGTAAATTCTCTTCAATCCTTTGTCAAAGGGAAAATAGAATCAACAGAACCTTCCACCAAAGAGGATTCTGAAAAGCTGAAAAAGTTTATTCAGAGGATTTCTGGGATTACTCGCAGACAACTAGAG GTTTTTCTTGATATTTGTTTATCTCGTTACCATTCAAAAAAAATTGAGGCTGGAACTCCCATCGGAGCAATTGGAGCTCATAGTATTGGAGAGCCTGGAACCCAGATGACTTTGAAAACTTTTCACTTTGCTGGGGTTGCAAGCATGA ATGTGACCCTTGGAGTTCCTCGCATCAAAGAAATTATAAATGGATCCAAAAAGATCAGCACACCAATCATCACTGCAATACTTGAGACAGATAATAATCCAAATACCGCAAGGATAGTAAAAGGTCGCATAGAAAAAACCAACTTAGGCCAG GTCGCAAAGAGTATAAAAGTTGTTATAACTTCAAGATCAGCATCAATTGTCATCTCGCTTGACATGGAAAGAATTCGAGATGCACATCTGCATGTAGATGCCAATATTGTAAAAGAGTCAATTTTGCATACTCCAAAACTAAAATTGAAGCAAGAC AATGTTAAGATCTTAGATATCAAAAAGCTCAGGATTGTTCCCCCAGATGGTGATAGAAGTAAAATCCAATTTCAACTTAACCATCTTAAAAATTTGCTTCCTTCAGTTGTTGTGAAG GGAATTAAAACTGCTGAACGTGTTGTTATCAgtaaagaagaagataaagaggCAAAAACTGAAAAGTTCAAATTACTGGTGGAAGG CACGGGTCTTCTAGATGTTATGGGAATTGAAGGGGTTGATGGACTTAATACTCTTAGTAATCATATAGATGAAGTGAGTGAGTCTCTGGGAATTGAAGCTGCTAGAAGGACTATCATTGAGGAGATAAAAGTAGTTATGGGAAGTCACGGTATGAGTATAGACATACGCCATATGATGCTTCTAGCAGATGTGATGACTGTTATG GGCAGAGTCCTTGGAATAACCAGATTCGGAATTCAAAAGATGGGCAAAAGTGTATTGATGCTTGCGTCTTTTGAGAGGACATCGGATCATCTTTTCAATGCAGCGGTACATGGGACAGAGGACCTGATTGAAGGAGTAAGTGAACGCGTAATCATGGGTATACCGATTCAGATAGGCACCGGAATGATCAAGGTCAAACAAAG
- the LOC112786757 gene encoding kinesin-like protein KIN-5D produces MEQRRGGLVSLSPSQPPRSGGDKTPASARDLRSADGHSKHDKDKGVNVQVLVRCRPLSEDEARLHTPVVISCNEGRREVSAVQSIANKQIDRTFAFDKVFGPNSEQIELYEQAVSPIVNEVLEGYNCTIFAYGQTGTGKTYTMEGGARKKNGEFPSDAGVIPRSVREIFDILEAQNAEYSMKVTFLELYNEEITDLLAPEETSKFVDDKSKKPIALMEDGKGGVFVRGLEEEIVRTANEIYKILEKGSAKRRTAETLLNKQSSRSHSIFSITIHIKECTPEGEEMIKCGKLNLVDLAGSENISRSGAREGRAGKLKLLTLGRVINALVEHSGHVPYRDSKLTRLLRDSLGGKTKTCIIATISPSIHCLEETLSTLDYAHRAKNIKNKPEVNQKMVKSALIKDLYSEIDRLKQEVYAAREKNGIYIPRDRYLNEEAEKKAMAEKIERMELEADSKDKQLMELHQLYNCQQLLTAQLSDKLEKTEKNLEETERSLVDLEERQKQANATIKEKEFLILNLLKSEKALVQHAIELREELENAASDVTNLFSKIERKDKIEEGNRILIQKFQSQLAQQLENLHKTVAASVIQQEQQLKEMEEDMHSFVSTKAEATEDLRERVGKLKNMYASGIKSLDNLAEQLKGNNKLTFEDLNSEVAKHSSALEDLFKGIALEADSLLNDLQSSLHKQEAKLTSYAHQQRQAHARSVETTRAVSKITVNFFEKLDTHASNLAEIVEEAQIANDKKLCELEKKFEECAAYEEKQLLEKVAEMLASSNARKKKLVQMAVNDLRESANSKTSKLRQETLTMQDSTSSVKAEWRVHMEKTESNYHEDTSTVESGKNDLAEVLQNCLNKAEVGSQQWRNAQESLLSLEKRNAASVDTIIGRGIEANQVLRARFSSAVSTTLEDAEVANKDINSSVEHSLQLDHEACGNLNSMITPCCGDLRELKGNHYHRIVEITDNAGKCLLSEYTVDEPSCSTPRKRSFNLPSVSSIEELRTPSFEELLKSFWDAKSPKQHANGDVRYNNGNYEAAQSVTDSRVPLIASN; encoded by the exons ATGGAGCAGAGGAGAGGAGGACTGGTGTCGTTATCGCCGTCGCAGCCTCCGCGCTCCGGCGGAGACAAGACTCCGGCGTCGGCGCGAGATCTGCGATCTGCGGATGGTCACAGCAAACACGATAAGGACAAAGGCGTCAATGTGCAGGTCCTCGTTCGTTGCAG gCCGTTGAGTGAAGACGAAGCGAGGCTGCATACGCCGGTTGTGATTTCTTGTAACGAAGGAAGAAGAGAAGTTTCCGCAGTGCAGAGTATAGCTAACAAGCAGATCGATAGGACATTCGCATTTGATAAG GTTTTTGGTCCCAACTCCGAGCAGATAGAACTGTATGAACAGGCAGTGTCTCCTATTGTGAATGAAGTGCTTGAGGGCTATAACTGCACCATTTTTGCCTATGGTCAGACAGGGACAGGGAAGACGTACACAATGGAAGGAGGTGCAAGAAAGAAG AATGGAGAATTTCCAAGTGATGCTGGTGTCATCCCAAGATCTGTGAGAGAGATTTTTGATATATTGGAAGCTCAGAATGCTGAGTATAGCATGAAAGTAACATTTTTAGAGCTTTACAATGAGGAGATAACAGATCTCTTGGCCCCTGAGGAGACCTCGAAGTTTGTAGATGACAAATCTAAGAAACCTATAGCCCTTATGGAGGATGGGAAGGGGGGTGTTTTTGTCAGAGGATTAGAAGAAGAGATTGTTCGCACTGCAAATGAAATTTACAAGATATTGGAAAAAGGTTCTGCCAAACGGCGAACAGCTGAGACTCTTCTTAACAAACAAAGCAGTCGTTCTCACTCCATCTTTTCTATCACAATTCATATTAAGGAGTGTACCCCCGAGGGTGAAGAAATGATTAAATGTGGGAAGCTGAATCTTGTGGATCTCGCTGGCTCTGAGAATATTTCACGTTCTGGTGCAAGAGAG GGTAGAGCAGGGAAGCTTAAGCTGCTTACTCTAGGCCGAGTAATTAATGCCCTAGTTGAGCACTCAGGCCATGTTCCATATAG GGATAGCAAATTAACAAGATTGTTGAGGGATTCCCTGGGTGGTAAAACCAAGACATGCATTATTGCCACAATATCACCCTCCATTCACTGTCTGGAAGAAACCCTTAGCACCTTAGATTATGCACATCGTGCTAAAAATATCAAGAACAAACCAGAG GTCAATCAGAAGATGGTAAAATCTGCACTCATTAAGGATCTGTATTCTGAAATTGACAGGCTGAAGCAGG AGGTATATGCTGCAAGAGAGAAGAATGGAATCTATATACCACGTGATCGTTATCTTaatgaagaagcagagaagaAG GCCATGGCTGAAAAGATAGAACGCATGGAACTAGAGGCAGACTCTAAAGACAAG CAACTGATGGAGCTTCATCAACTTTACAATTGTCAGCAACTTTTGACTGCACAGTTAAGTGATAAACTTGAAAAAACTGAG AAAAATCTGGAAGAAACTGAGCGGTCATTAGTTGATCTTGAGGAAAGACAAAAACAAGCAAATGCAACAATAAAGGAAAAGGAATTTCTGATATTAAATCTACTTAAATCTG agAAAGCACTTGTGCAGCATGCCATTGAACTGCGGGAGGAGCTTGAGAATGCTGCATCAGATGTGACAAACCTGTTTTCTAAAATTG AACGGAAGGATAAAATTGAAGAAGGAAACAGAATACTTATCCAGAAATTCCAGTCTCAGTTGGCTCAACAGCTTGAAAATCTGCACAAGACAGTTGCAGCCTCTGTTATCCAACAAGAGCAGCAgctgaaggagatggaggaagaTATGCACTCTTTTGTATCTACAAAGGCAGAG GCTACTGAAGATCTTAGAGAACGGGTAGGAAAATTGAAAAACATGTATGCTTCTGGCATTAAATCTTTGGACAATTTAGCTGAGCAGCTTAAGGGAAATAATAAGTTAACTTTTGAGGATTTGAATTCGGAAGTAGCAAAGCATTCATCTGCCTTGGAAGAT CTTTTTAAAGGAATTGCCTTAGAAGCTGATTCATTACTAAATGATCTTCAAAGTAGTCTCCACAAGCAAGAGGCCAAGTTAACTTCTTATGCTCACCAACAAAGACAG GCACATGCTAGATCAGTGGAGACTACCCGTGCTGTATCTAAAATAACCGTGAACTTCTTCGAGAAATTAGATACGCATGCATCCAATCTAGCCGAAATAGTGGAAGAAGCCCAAATTGCCAACGATAAGAAATTATGTGAACTTGAAAAGAAGTTTGAG GAGTGTGCTGCTTATGAAGAAAAACAACTACTAGAAAAAGTGGCAGAAATGCTAGCAAGTTCAAATGCTAGGAAGAAAAAACTG GTTCAAATGGCGGTTAATGATCTTCGTGAGAGTGCGAATAGTAAAACCAGTAAACTACGACAAGAAACATTAACCATGCAAGATTCCACTTCTTCAGTTAAAGCCGAGTGGAGAGTTCACATGGAAAAAACAGAGTCCAACTATCATGAGGATACTTCCACTGTTGAATCTGGAAAGAATGACCTTGCGGAAGTCCTTCAGAACTG TCTTAACAAGGCAGAAGTTGGTTCCCAACAATGGAGGAATGCTCAAGAGTCTTTGCTCAGTCTAGAGAAAAGAAATGCTGCTTCTGTGGATACAATTATCGG GCGAGGAATTGAAGCTAATCAAGTTTTACGAGCTCGATTCTCAAGTGCTGTGTCAACTACACTTGAAGATGCGGAAGTAGCAAACAAGGACATCAACTCATCGGTTGAAC ATTCGTTGCAACTTGATCATGAAGCGTGTGGGAATCTGAACTCCATGATTACGCCATGCTGCGGTGACTTGAGAGAATTAAAGGGCAATCATTACCATAGAATTGTAGAGATAACTGATAATGCAGGGAAATGTCTTCTCAGCGAATACACG GTGGACGAACCATCCTGTTCAACCCCAAGAAAAAGATCCTTCAATTTACCCAGTGTTTCATCCATAGAAGAACTAAGAACTCCCTCATTTGAGGAATTGCTGAAGTCATTCTGGGATGCTAAGTCTCCAAAACAACATGCAAATGGTGATGTTAGATATAATAATGGGAACTATGAAGCTGCTCAATCTGTAACAGATTCCAGAGTTCCTCTCATTGCAAGTAACTAG